A window from Micromonospora terminaliae encodes these proteins:
- a CDS encoding amidase, with product MAEPHDLTALEQAAAIRRGELSSVELVEHHLRRVDALADTLGAFVTVTPERARAAAAAADAVPADRRGLLHGVPTAIKDLTLTAGVRTTFGSAAFADFVPPVDADVVRFMAAAGLVSLGKTTTSELGCSLYSEGLVAPPARNPWSLAHTAGGSSGGAAAAVAGGLVPVAQGSDGGGSLRIPAALCGLVGYKPSRGLVSGGPIGFGAFGLPISGPLGRTVTDVAALLDVLAQPVPGEPYLPPAAPDGGYLGAARAAAPGRLRIGRFTTPMLADEPVHPDCVAAVDRAAALLTEAGHEVVDVPAPLGPEAWPLFETVWYVLALAPVPSERESDLLPLTRFLRARGTAVGAGPLMAALGELQAQVRRGVRRTAGCDLLLCPTLAAPQASVGAFASLDPAEDFDRQRRFSPYCAIFNVTGDPSVSLPVGRTGDGLPVGVLLTGRYGDDATLIATAAQLEHGCGGWDHHPAIWRAVDSANVNSTSGVGRASS from the coding sequence ATGGCCGAGCCGCACGACCTGACGGCGCTGGAGCAGGCCGCCGCCATCCGCCGGGGCGAGCTGTCCAGCGTGGAGCTGGTCGAGCACCACCTGCGCCGGGTGGACGCGCTCGCCGACACCCTCGGCGCGTTCGTCACCGTCACCCCGGAGCGCGCCCGGGCGGCGGCGGCCGCCGCCGACGCGGTGCCCGCGGACCGGCGCGGCCTCCTGCACGGGGTGCCGACCGCCATCAAGGACCTCACCCTCACGGCCGGGGTCCGCACCACCTTCGGCTCGGCGGCCTTCGCCGACTTCGTGCCGCCCGTCGACGCCGACGTGGTCCGGTTCATGGCCGCCGCCGGGCTGGTGAGCCTCGGCAAGACCACCACCTCCGAGCTGGGCTGCTCGCTCTACTCGGAGGGCCTCGTGGCGCCGCCGGCCCGCAACCCGTGGAGCCTCGCCCACACGGCGGGCGGCTCCAGCGGCGGGGCGGCGGCCGCCGTGGCCGGCGGGTTAGTGCCGGTGGCGCAGGGCTCCGACGGCGGCGGGTCGCTACGCATTCCGGCGGCCCTGTGCGGGCTGGTCGGCTACAAGCCGAGCCGGGGCCTCGTCTCCGGCGGCCCGATCGGCTTCGGGGCGTTCGGGCTGCCCATCAGCGGCCCGCTCGGCCGGACCGTGACCGACGTGGCCGCGCTGCTCGACGTCCTGGCGCAACCGGTGCCCGGCGAGCCCTACCTCCCGCCCGCCGCACCCGACGGCGGCTATCTGGGCGCGGCCCGCGCCGCCGCCCCGGGCCGGCTGCGGATCGGGCGGTTCACCACCCCGATGCTCGCCGACGAGCCGGTCCACCCGGACTGCGTGGCCGCCGTCGACCGGGCCGCCGCGCTGCTCACCGAGGCCGGCCACGAGGTGGTCGACGTCCCCGCGCCGCTCGGCCCCGAGGCCTGGCCGCTCTTCGAGACCGTCTGGTACGTGCTGGCGCTCGCCCCGGTGCCGTCCGAACGGGAGAGCGACCTGTTGCCGCTGACCCGGTTCCTCCGGGCCCGGGGCACGGCCGTCGGGGCCGGCCCGCTGATGGCCGCGCTCGGCGAACTCCAGGCCCAGGTACGCCGCGGCGTGCGCCGTACCGCCGGCTGCGACCTGCTGCTCTGCCCGACCCTGGCCGCGCCGCAGGCGTCGGTGGGGGCGTTCGCCAGCCTCGACCCGGCCGAGGATTTCGACCGCCAGCGGCGGTTTTCGCCGTACTGCGCCATCTTCAACGTCACCGGCGACCCGTCCGTTTCCCTGCCGGTCGGCCGCACCGGCGACGGGCTGCCCGTCGGGGTGCTGCTCACCGGCCGCTACGGCGACGACGCGACATTGATAGCGACTGCCGCGCAACTGGAGCACGGCTGTGGCGGATGGGATCACCACCCCGCAATCTGGCGGGCCGTCGACTCCGCTAACGTGAACAGCACAAGCGGAGTCGGGCGCGCGTCGTCATGA
- a CDS encoding DUF5130 family protein — MTVGEKQAATGTGNPPEVLDGPFSTRQLLRIDEALRLADQGTGLVFSVYVGGLDEPIREHAQRLHRQLAEPDRSVLIAVSPNQRQLEIVTGRYARKRIPDTYAKLAALSMVASFGGGDLAGGIIQGLDQLASHAGKG; from the coding sequence GTGACCGTTGGTGAGAAGCAGGCCGCGACGGGGACGGGTAACCCGCCGGAGGTTCTGGACGGGCCGTTCTCGACCCGTCAGCTGCTCCGCATCGACGAGGCGCTCCGCCTGGCCGACCAGGGCACCGGCCTGGTGTTCTCGGTCTACGTGGGCGGCCTCGACGAGCCGATCCGGGAGCACGCCCAGCGGCTGCACCGCCAGCTCGCCGAGCCGGACCGGTCGGTGCTGATCGCCGTGTCGCCCAACCAGCGGCAGCTCGAGATCGTCACGGGCCGCTACGCGCGCAAGCGCATCCCGGACACGTACGCCAAGCTGGCCGCGCTCTCCATGGTGGCCTCGTTCGGCGGCGGCGACCTGGCCGGCGGCATCATCCAGGGCCTCGACCAGCTCGCCAGCCACGCCGGCAAGGGCTGA
- the pepN gene encoding aminopeptidase N produces MRNLTQVEATERARLLDVTGYDIKLDLSTAVQADGRTFRSVTEVRFRCAEPGASTFIETAAESVRSATLNGTPIDISGWSAEKGLTLTGLAAENVLVVDADFGYSNSGQGLHRTVDPVDGETYLYSQFETADAQRVFACFDQPDLKSVYTWHATVPEHWRVVSNMPVEREEPAGEALKTVHFAESARMSTYITALCAGPYHEVRDSHDSIDLGVYCRASMAQYLDADDLFLITKQGFDFFHEKFQVRYPLPKYDQLWVPDFNAGAMENFGCVTHAESHYIFRSQVTDFEYEQRANTILHELAHMWFGDLVTMRWWNDLWLNESFAEWASHWCNTHATRFSDAWTTFLSIRKNWGYRQDQLSSTHPVYCEMPDLEAVEVNFDGITYAKGASVLKQLVAYVGEEPFLAGLRAYFGKHAWGNATFDDLLSELETASGRELRKFAAQWLETAQVNTLRPEVVIGADGAYEQVLVRQEAPAGHPTLRTHRIGVGLYDLTDGRLVRRERVEVDVTGELTELSLLHGKPAADVLLLNDDDLTYTKLRLDERSMATVVQHIAGFDSSLARALCWTAAWDMTRDAELSARDYVALVLAGLPAETDINLVTATLRQATTTLTFYADPAWAPTGWADLARTARTALAAAEPGSGFQLAWARAYASAARSGEDLATLRGWLDGAEVPAGLTVDTELRWTVLQSLVANGAAGAADVEGELARDRTASGEREAAYAHALVPTAENKAAVWAQLTGPEALPNWRNRALLQGFTHPAQVEITAPYREKYFAAAAQVWAQRDSEPAQEFVQLAYPAYLVEEDTVAATDAWLAQEGHPAPLRRLVAEGRDGVARALKARARDARTA; encoded by the coding sequence GTGCGCAACCTGACCCAGGTCGAGGCCACCGAGCGGGCCCGCCTGCTCGACGTCACCGGGTACGACATCAAGCTTGACCTGTCGACCGCGGTGCAGGCCGACGGCCGCACGTTCCGGTCGGTGACCGAGGTCCGGTTCCGCTGCGCCGAGCCGGGAGCGAGCACCTTCATCGAGACGGCCGCCGAGTCGGTGCGGTCGGCGACGCTGAACGGCACGCCGATCGACATCTCCGGCTGGTCCGCCGAGAAGGGGCTCACCCTCACCGGCCTGGCCGCCGAGAACGTCCTCGTGGTCGACGCCGACTTCGGCTACTCGAACAGCGGGCAGGGCCTGCACCGCACGGTCGACCCGGTGGACGGCGAGACCTACCTCTACAGCCAGTTCGAGACGGCCGACGCGCAGAGGGTCTTCGCCTGCTTCGACCAGCCCGACCTGAAGAGCGTCTACACCTGGCACGCCACCGTCCCGGAGCACTGGCGGGTGGTGTCCAACATGCCCGTCGAGCGCGAGGAGCCGGCCGGCGAGGCGCTCAAGACCGTCCACTTCGCCGAGTCGGCGCGGATGAGCACCTACATCACGGCGCTCTGCGCCGGCCCGTACCACGAGGTGCGCGACAGCCACGACAGCATCGACCTGGGCGTCTACTGCCGGGCCTCGATGGCGCAGTACCTGGACGCGGACGACCTGTTCCTCATCACCAAGCAGGGCTTCGACTTCTTCCACGAGAAGTTCCAGGTGCGCTACCCGCTGCCCAAGTACGACCAGCTCTGGGTGCCGGACTTCAACGCCGGCGCCATGGAGAACTTCGGCTGCGTCACGCACGCCGAGTCGCACTACATCTTCCGCTCGCAGGTCACCGACTTCGAGTACGAGCAGCGGGCCAACACGATCCTGCACGAGCTGGCGCACATGTGGTTCGGTGACCTGGTCACCATGCGCTGGTGGAACGACCTGTGGTTGAACGAGTCGTTCGCCGAGTGGGCCAGCCACTGGTGCAACACCCACGCCACCCGCTTCTCCGACGCCTGGACGACCTTCCTGTCCATCCGGAAGAACTGGGGCTACCGGCAGGACCAGCTCTCCTCCACCCACCCGGTCTACTGCGAGATGCCGGACCTGGAGGCGGTCGAGGTCAACTTCGACGGCATCACCTACGCCAAGGGCGCCAGCGTGCTCAAGCAGCTCGTGGCGTACGTGGGCGAGGAGCCGTTCCTGGCCGGCCTGCGCGCCTACTTCGGCAAGCACGCCTGGGGCAACGCCACCTTCGACGACCTGCTCTCCGAGCTGGAGACCGCCTCCGGCCGGGAGCTGCGCAAGTTCGCCGCCCAGTGGCTGGAGACGGCGCAGGTCAACACGCTGCGCCCCGAGGTGGTCATCGGCGCCGACGGCGCGTACGAGCAGGTGCTGGTGCGGCAGGAGGCGCCGGCCGGCCACCCGACCCTGCGGACCCACCGGATCGGCGTGGGCCTCTACGACCTGACCGACGGCCGGCTGGTCCGGCGGGAGCGGGTCGAGGTCGACGTGACCGGCGAGCTGACCGAGCTGTCCCTGCTGCACGGCAAGCCCGCCGCCGACGTGCTGCTGCTCAACGACGACGACCTGACCTACACCAAGCTGCGGCTCGACGAGCGGTCCATGGCGACCGTGGTGCAGCACATCGCCGGCTTCGACTCGTCGCTGGCCCGGGCGCTCTGCTGGACCGCCGCCTGGGACATGACCCGCGACGCCGAGCTGTCGGCCCGGGACTACGTGGCGCTGGTCCTGGCCGGGCTGCCGGCGGAGACCGACATCAACCTGGTCACCGCCACCCTGCGCCAGGCGACCACCACGCTCACCTTCTACGCCGACCCGGCCTGGGCGCCGACCGGCTGGGCCGACCTGGCCCGCACCGCCCGCACCGCGCTCGCCGCGGCCGAGCCGGGCAGCGGCTTCCAGCTCGCCTGGGCCCGCGCGTACGCCTCCGCGGCCCGTTCCGGCGAGGACCTGGCGACGCTCCGGGGCTGGCTGGACGGCGCCGAGGTGCCGGCCGGGCTGACCGTCGACACCGAGCTGCGCTGGACCGTCCTCCAGTCGCTGGTGGCCAACGGCGCAGCCGGGGCGGCCGACGTGGAGGGCGAGCTGGCCCGCGACCGGACCGCCAGCGGCGAGCGGGAGGCCGCGTACGCGCACGCGCTGGTGCCGACCGCCGAGAACAAGGCGGCGGTGTGGGCGCAGCTCACCGGCCCGGAGGCGCTGCCGAACTGGCGCAACCGGGCGCTGCTGCAGGGCTTCACCCACCCGGCGCAGGTGGAGATCACCGCGCCCTACCGGGAGAAGTACTTCGCCGCTGCGGCGCAGGTGTGGGCGCAGCGGGACAGCGAGCCGGCGCAGGAGTTCGTCCAGCTCGCCTACCCGGCGTACCTGGTCGAGGAGGACACGGTGGCCGCCACCGATGCCTGGCTGGCCCAGGAGGGTCACCCCGCGCCGCTGCGCCGGCTGGTCGCCGAGGGCCGCGACGGCGTGGCCCGGGCCCTCAAGGCCCGCGCCCGGGACGCCCGGACCGCCTGA
- a CDS encoding RidA family protein: protein MTARVVAGKAVPRGAFPHVKVAGGFVFVSGTSSRRPDNTFAGVAVDEFGTTDLDIRAQTRAVIENIRDLLRSAGADLADLVQVTSYLVNMNDFGGYNEVWAEFFDATGPTRTTVAVHQLPHPHLLIEMQAVALLPSGGPS from the coding sequence ATGACGGCCCGGGTGGTCGCCGGGAAGGCCGTGCCGCGCGGCGCCTTCCCGCACGTCAAGGTCGCCGGCGGGTTCGTCTTCGTCTCGGGTACGTCGTCGCGCCGGCCGGACAACACCTTCGCCGGCGTGGCGGTGGACGAGTTCGGCACCACCGACCTCGACATCCGGGCGCAGACCCGGGCGGTGATCGAGAACATCCGGGACCTGCTCCGGTCGGCCGGCGCCGACCTGGCCGACCTCGTGCAGGTCACCAGCTACCTGGTCAACATGAACGACTTCGGTGGCTACAACGAGGTGTGGGCGGAGTTCTTCGACGCCACCGGGCCGACCCGCACCACGGTGGCCGTGCACCAGCTTCCGCACCCGCACCTGCTCATCGAGATGCAGGCCGTGGCCCTACTTCCGTCGGGAGGTCCGTCATGA
- a CDS encoding 2-keto-4-pentenoate hydratase: protein MIGPDIAGIAEKLGAAADSATAIPQLAAETGLDVDAAYGVQTALLQRRLDRGERLVGLKMGLTSKAKMAQVGVDEVIWGRLTDAMRVPDGGTVDVAGFIHPRVEPEVAFLLDRLPDPGEPVGSFTRAVRAVAPALELIDSRYANFTFSLPDVVADNTSAAAFVVGPWSPVPDGLDNLGVLLEIDGRVAQVGSTAAILGDPRRALDEGIRLAGRHGVRLRKGWVFLAGAATAAVPLRPGAHVRAVVEKLGTASLKAAA, encoded by the coding sequence ATGATCGGGCCGGACATCGCAGGGATCGCCGAGAAGCTGGGCGCGGCTGCCGACTCGGCCACCGCGATCCCGCAGCTCGCGGCCGAGACCGGCCTCGACGTCGACGCCGCGTACGGCGTGCAGACCGCGCTGCTGCAGCGCCGCCTCGACCGGGGCGAGCGGCTGGTCGGGCTGAAGATGGGCCTGACCAGCAAGGCGAAGATGGCGCAGGTCGGCGTGGACGAGGTGATCTGGGGCCGGCTCACCGACGCCATGCGGGTGCCCGACGGCGGCACGGTCGACGTGGCGGGGTTCATCCACCCCCGGGTCGAGCCGGAGGTGGCGTTCCTGCTGGACCGCCTGCCCGACCCGGGCGAGCCGGTCGGCTCCTTCACCCGGGCCGTGCGCGCGGTCGCCCCGGCGCTCGAGCTGATCGACTCCCGGTACGCGAACTTCACCTTCTCCCTCCCGGACGTCGTGGCCGACAACACCTCGGCCGCCGCGTTCGTGGTCGGGCCCTGGTCACCGGTGCCGGACGGCCTGGACAACCTCGGCGTGCTGCTGGAGATCGACGGCCGGGTGGCCCAGGTCGGCTCGACCGCGGCGATCCTCGGCGACCCGCGCCGCGCACTCGACGAGGGCATCCGCCTGGCCGGCCGGCACGGCGTCCGGCTCCGCAAGGGCTGGGTCTTCCTGGCCGGCGCGGCCACCGCCGCCGTGCCGCTGCGCCCCGGCGCGCACGTCCGGGCCGTCGTGGAGAAGCTGGGAACGGCGTCCCTGAAGGCGGCGGCATGA
- a CDS encoding amidohydrolase family protein: MPGPVVDVHTHVVPKGWPDLAAACGGSGWPWLRVDSERAAMIMVGETEFRPVGAECWDPETRLADMAADGVDVQVVSPTPVFFSYDRPADQAVKVARIFNDRTLEVTAGGGDRLVPFCQVPLQDPDAACAELDRCLAAGHAGVEIGNHVGDRDLDDAGIVQFLTHCAEVGAPVFVHPWDMPGGPRLDRWMARWLTGMPAETHLSVLALILGGVFDRVPETLRICFAHGGGSFPFWLGRADNAWHRRGDLVRGASSAPPSAYVDRFSVDSVVFDPAALRLLVDTMGEDRVLVGSDYPYPLGERPVGQVVRKADFLTADQRDKLLSRNALRFLHG, encoded by the coding sequence ATGCCCGGGCCCGTCGTGGACGTGCACACGCACGTCGTACCCAAGGGGTGGCCGGACCTCGCCGCGGCCTGCGGCGGGTCCGGCTGGCCCTGGCTCCGGGTGGATTCCGAACGGGCCGCCATGATCATGGTGGGGGAGACGGAGTTCCGGCCGGTCGGCGCGGAGTGCTGGGACCCGGAGACCCGGCTCGCCGACATGGCCGCGGACGGCGTGGACGTGCAGGTCGTCTCGCCCACCCCGGTCTTCTTCAGCTACGACCGGCCCGCCGACCAGGCGGTGAAGGTGGCCCGGATCTTCAACGACCGCACGCTGGAGGTCACCGCCGGTGGCGGTGACCGGCTCGTGCCGTTCTGCCAGGTGCCGTTGCAGGACCCGGACGCCGCCTGCGCGGAACTCGACCGCTGCCTGGCCGCCGGGCACGCCGGGGTGGAGATCGGCAACCACGTCGGCGACCGGGACCTCGACGACGCGGGCATCGTGCAGTTCCTGACCCACTGCGCCGAGGTGGGCGCGCCGGTCTTCGTGCACCCGTGGGACATGCCGGGCGGCCCCCGGCTGGACCGGTGGATGGCCCGCTGGCTGACCGGGATGCCGGCCGAGACGCACCTGTCGGTGCTGGCGCTGATCCTCGGCGGGGTCTTCGACCGGGTGCCGGAGACGCTGCGGATCTGCTTCGCGCACGGCGGCGGCAGCTTCCCGTTCTGGCTGGGCCGCGCCGACAACGCCTGGCACCGCCGCGGCGACCTGGTCCGTGGCGCGTCCAGCGCCCCGCCGAGCGCCTACGTGGACCGGTTCAGCGTCGACTCGGTGGTCTTCGACCCGGCGGCGCTGCGGCTGCTGGTCGACACGATGGGCGAGGACCGGGTGCTCGTGGGCAGCGACTACCCGTACCCGCTGGGGGAGCGGCCGGTCGGTCAGGTGGTCCGCAAGGCCGACTTCCTCACCGCCGACCAGCGCGACAAGCTGCTGTCCCGCAACGCCCTGCGCTTCCTGCACGGCTGA
- a CDS encoding ribose-5-phosphate isomerase, whose protein sequence is MRVYLGSDHAGFELKVHLANHLAKQGYEVVDVGPHAFDPDDDYPAFCLHTGQRVVDDAGSLGVVIGGSGNGEQIAANKIAGVRAALAWNIDTAQLAREHNDANIIAVGARQHTLDEATALVEAFLTTAFSGNPRHARRIAQVADYEQSCELPDLPA, encoded by the coding sequence ATGCGCGTCTACCTGGGATCCGATCACGCCGGTTTCGAGCTGAAGGTGCACCTGGCCAACCACCTGGCCAAGCAGGGGTACGAGGTGGTCGACGTGGGTCCGCACGCCTTCGACCCGGACGACGACTACCCGGCCTTCTGCCTGCACACGGGGCAGCGCGTGGTCGACGACGCCGGCAGCCTCGGTGTGGTCATCGGCGGCTCCGGCAACGGCGAGCAGATCGCCGCCAACAAGATCGCCGGAGTCCGTGCGGCGCTCGCCTGGAACATCGACACGGCCCAGCTGGCGCGCGAGCACAACGACGCCAACATCATCGCGGTGGGCGCCCGGCAGCACACCCTGGACGAGGCCACGGCCCTGGTCGAGGCGTTCCTCACCACCGCCTTCTCCGGCAACCCCCGGCACGCCCGCCGGATCGCCCAGGTCGCCGACTACGAGCAGAGCTGCGAGCTTCCCGACCTGCCCGCCTGA
- a CDS encoding 3-hydroxyanthranilate 3,4-dioxygenase, whose product MSEIAEPFSFSGWIGENQHLLKPPVGNKEMLPGSDDFIVMVVGGPNQRTDFHVDPYEEFFYQVKGNMHINLMLPEGPRTVHVREGQMWMLPRNTPHSPQRPEAGSIGMVIERVREEGTLEKFQWYCPECSHKVHEVELQVRDIAADLPPVFAAFYGDEKARTCTNCGALHPGKG is encoded by the coding sequence ATGAGTGAGATCGCCGAGCCGTTCAGCTTCTCCGGCTGGATCGGGGAGAACCAGCACCTGCTCAAGCCGCCGGTGGGCAACAAGGAGATGCTGCCGGGCAGCGACGACTTCATCGTCATGGTGGTCGGCGGCCCGAACCAGCGGACCGACTTCCACGTCGACCCGTACGAGGAGTTCTTCTACCAGGTCAAGGGCAACATGCACATCAACCTCATGCTGCCCGAGGGTCCGCGTACGGTGCACGTGCGCGAGGGCCAGATGTGGATGCTGCCGCGCAACACCCCGCACTCGCCGCAGCGTCCCGAGGCCGGCTCGATCGGCATGGTGATCGAGCGGGTCCGCGAGGAGGGCACGCTGGAGAAGTTCCAGTGGTACTGCCCCGAGTGCAGCCACAAGGTGCACGAGGTCGAGCTCCAGGTGCGCGACATCGCCGCCGACCTGCCGCCGGTCTTCGCGGCGTTCTACGGCGACGAGAAGGCCCGCACCTGCACCAACTGCGGCGCGCTGCACCCGGGCAAGGGCTGA
- a CDS encoding DsbA family protein: MTERVAVDMWFDPLCPWAWITSRWLLEVEQVRDVDIRFHVMSLSVLNEGRDLPEQYQDLMKKGWGPVRVCIAVEQAHGGETLAKLYTAMGTRIHLGKEELGRDMLVGALTDVGLDPALADAAESTEYDDALRASHEAGMRPVGTDVGTPVIHAPGPDGKQVAFFGPVITPKPKGEAAGRLWDGVLLVAGTPGFYELKRTREQGPIFD, encoded by the coding sequence GTGACCGAACGTGTCGCCGTGGACATGTGGTTCGACCCGCTGTGCCCGTGGGCGTGGATCACCTCCCGCTGGCTGCTCGAGGTCGAGCAGGTCCGGGACGTGGACATCCGGTTCCACGTGATGAGCCTGTCCGTGCTCAACGAGGGCCGGGACCTGCCGGAGCAGTACCAGGATCTGATGAAGAAGGGCTGGGGCCCGGTGCGGGTCTGCATCGCCGTCGAGCAGGCGCACGGCGGGGAGACGCTGGCGAAGCTCTACACCGCGATGGGCACCCGCATCCACCTCGGCAAGGAGGAGCTGGGCCGGGACATGCTGGTCGGCGCGCTCACCGACGTCGGCCTCGACCCGGCGCTTGCCGACGCCGCCGAGTCGACCGAGTACGACGACGCGCTGCGGGCCAGCCACGAGGCCGGCATGCGGCCGGTGGGCACCGACGTGGGCACCCCGGTGATCCACGCCCCGGGCCCGGACGGCAAGCAGGTCGCGTTCTTCGGCCCGGTGATCACGCCGAAGCCGAAGGGCGAGGCGGCCGGCCGGCTCTGGGACGGCGTCCTGCTGGTGGCCGGCACGCCCGGCTTCTACGAGCTGAAGCGCACCCGGGAGCAGGGCCCGATCTTCGACTGA
- a CDS encoding GNAT family N-acetyltransferase produces the protein MTDALVPRAEDFDEISALLTLAFHGEVHPELREVERRVFEPDRALLVRDGGTAVAHAAAFTRELAVPGASVPAAHVTMVSVAPTHRRRGLLTGLMRRQLREIHDAGREPLAVLWASEGRIYPRFGYGLAAQRLVLAGDTSGLRLPDPTPAEGTLRLDLPAPHRTELARLYERVRADRPGWSQRDERWWDYVLADVKGLRGGATERRVLLHEGPDGLDGYALYRTKEDWSGTGSRAEVQVGEVVAARPEAYLALWRLLLSIDLTRRVSFPIAAVDEPLFRLVDEPRQLGARLADALWVRVVDVPAALAARRYATDVDVVIEVTDDLLPENTGRWRLAGGPSGAECAATSAPAGLACDIRALGELYLGGAGLAALVAAGRVRELVPGTAVAVGAALGWHRAPAPMEVF, from the coding sequence ATGACCGACGCGCTTGTCCCCCGGGCCGAGGACTTCGACGAGATCTCCGCACTGCTGACGCTGGCCTTCCACGGCGAGGTCCACCCCGAACTGCGGGAGGTCGAGCGCCGGGTCTTCGAACCGGACCGGGCGCTGCTGGTCCGGGACGGCGGGACCGCCGTGGCGCACGCCGCCGCGTTCACCCGCGAGCTGGCCGTGCCCGGGGCGAGCGTGCCGGCCGCCCACGTGACCATGGTGTCGGTCGCACCGACCCACCGCCGGCGCGGGCTGCTCACCGGGCTGATGCGCCGGCAGCTCCGCGAGATCCACGACGCCGGCCGGGAGCCGCTCGCCGTCCTGTGGGCCAGCGAGGGCCGGATCTATCCCCGGTTCGGCTACGGCCTGGCCGCGCAGCGGCTCGTCCTGGCCGGCGACACCTCCGGGCTGCGCCTGCCGGACCCCACGCCCGCCGAGGGCACTCTCCGCCTGGACCTCCCCGCCCCGCACCGGACCGAGCTGGCCCGGCTGTACGAGCGGGTACGCGCCGACCGTCCCGGCTGGTCGCAGCGGGACGAGCGCTGGTGGGACTACGTGCTCGCCGACGTGAAGGGGCTGCGGGGCGGCGCCACCGAGCGGCGGGTGCTGCTGCACGAGGGGCCGGACGGTCTGGACGGGTACGCGCTCTACCGGACGAAGGAGGACTGGTCCGGCACCGGGTCGCGTGCCGAGGTCCAGGTGGGCGAGGTCGTGGCCGCCCGGCCGGAGGCGTACCTGGCGCTGTGGCGGCTGCTGCTCTCGATCGACCTGACCCGCCGGGTGTCCTTCCCGATCGCCGCCGTGGACGAGCCGCTGTTCCGGCTGGTGGACGAGCCGCGGCAGCTCGGCGCCCGGCTCGCCGACGCCCTCTGGGTCCGCGTCGTGGACGTGCCGGCCGCGCTCGCCGCCCGCCGGTACGCCACCGACGTCGACGTGGTGATCGAGGTCACCGACGACCTGCTGCCGGAGAACACCGGCCGGTGGCGGCTGGCCGGTGGCCCGTCCGGCGCGGAGTGCGCGGCCACCTCGGCGCCGGCCGGGCTGGCCTGCGACATCCGTGCCCTCGGCGAGCTCTACCTGGGCGGCGCCGGCCTGGCCGCGCTCGTGGCCGCCGGCCGGGTCCGGGAACTGGTTCCGGGGACGGCGGTGGCGGTGGGCGCGGCCCTCGGCTGGCACCGCGCCCCCGCTCCCATGGAGGTCTTCTGA
- a CDS encoding DUF1015 family protein, producing the protein MTVVHPIARAWITTGGTGAQNYDEFADDAEITAIVEANPHSALGIEMPHRAPGSLGKSFLDALPDAVARLAEAKADGSYTPAEQVVVLYRISAPGEETAYGLFAMVDTDQISTRADEPGLVIRNEDVFIAKVRERVALAEALGHLLSPVLLLQTGRGDELHAALAAATESAGAPAATDVDQAGRTHAIWLLGPGPAQDELTALAGGGELVVADGNHRSLAAQTGGFPRFLSVITTPASVAIQPYNRLVSELTTTPGELLDRLRAAGAEITPVAGPVGVPATGGAVHLHLAGQGYAVRLPHVGGGRLENLDHALVERLLLRDALGLDPGDKRITYVGGDYPASWLTGEVDAGRAELAVLVAPVTVDDFVAVNLAREKMPRKSTWFTPKARAGLVVAELPR; encoded by the coding sequence ATGACGGTCGTGCATCCGATCGCCCGGGCCTGGATCACCACTGGCGGCACCGGCGCGCAGAACTACGACGAGTTCGCCGACGACGCGGAGATCACCGCCATCGTCGAGGCGAATCCGCACAGCGCCCTGGGCATCGAGATGCCCCACCGGGCGCCGGGGAGCCTCGGGAAGTCCTTCCTCGACGCGCTCCCCGACGCGGTGGCCCGCCTCGCCGAGGCCAAGGCGGACGGCAGCTACACGCCGGCCGAGCAGGTGGTGGTCCTGTACCGGATCAGCGCGCCGGGCGAGGAGACCGCCTACGGGCTGTTCGCCATGGTCGACACCGACCAGATCTCCACCCGGGCGGACGAGCCCGGCCTGGTGATCCGCAACGAGGACGTGTTCATCGCCAAGGTGCGGGAGCGGGTCGCCCTCGCCGAGGCGCTCGGTCACCTGCTCTCACCCGTACTCCTGCTCCAGACCGGGCGCGGCGACGAGCTGCACGCGGCGCTCGCGGCGGCGACCGAGTCGGCCGGCGCCCCCGCCGCCACCGACGTGGACCAGGCCGGCCGAACCCACGCCATCTGGCTGCTCGGCCCGGGCCCGGCGCAGGACGAGCTGACCGCCCTGGCGGGCGGCGGCGAGCTGGTGGTCGCCGACGGCAACCACCGCAGCCTGGCCGCGCAGACCGGCGGCTTCCCGCGCTTCCTCTCGGTGATCACCACGCCGGCCTCGGTCGCCATCCAGCCCTACAACCGGCTGGTCAGCGAGCTGACCACCACTCCCGGCGAGCTGCTCGACCGGCTCCGCGCCGCGGGCGCGGAGATCACCCCGGTCGCCGGCCCGGTCGGCGTCCCGGCGACCGGCGGCGCCGTGCACCTCCACCTCGCCGGCCAGGGGTACGCCGTGCGCCTGCCGCACGTCGGCGGCGGTCGGCTGGAGAACCTCGACCACGCCCTGGTCGAGCGGCTGCTGCTGCGCGACGCGCTCGGCCTCGACCCGGGCGACAAGCGGATCACCTACGTGGGCGGCGACTACCCGGCGAGCTGGCTCACCGGCGAGGTCGACGCCGGCCGGGCCGAGCTGGCCGTCCTCGTCGCCCCGGTGACCGTGGACGACTTCGTGGCGGTGAACCTGGCCCGGGAGAAGATGCCCCGCAAGAGCACCTGGTTCACCCCGAAGGCGCGGGCCGGGCTGGTCGTCGCCGAACTGCCGCGCTGA